In a genomic window of Verrucomicrobiota bacterium:
- a CDS encoding transposase, which yields MTTTADSVTLACMARKLRVEYPGAIYHVMNRGDRREPIFQDDQDRQRFVETLAEACAKTGWQVQALCLMPNHFHLVVETPQPNLVAGMKWLLGTYTARFNRRHKRFGHLFAGRYKSLVVDGSGTGYLKTVCDYVHLNPARAQLVPADQPLRRYAWSSWPAYLLGPSKRPAWLCVDRLLGEYGVGKDSAAGRQRLEQALEERRRAGVGDAFQRVRRGWCLGEEAFRKELLAQMSERLGAEHYGAERAESAQEKAERIIAAELKRRGWTEAELSKRPKGDATKVKLAQRLRAETVQTVAWISQRLHLGSRAYANHLLWRAKQEQTK from the coding sequence TTGACTACGACTGCGGATTCCGTCACGCTGGCCTGCATGGCTCGGAAGCTGAGAGTCGAGTATCCCGGCGCGATTTACCATGTGATGAATCGGGGCGACCGGCGCGAACCCATTTTTCAAGATGACCAGGACCGGCAGCGGTTCGTGGAAACGCTGGCCGAGGCTTGCGCCAAAACCGGTTGGCAGGTGCAAGCACTTTGTCTGATGCCCAACCATTTTCATCTGGTGGTCGAGACCCCGCAGCCCAATCTGGTGGCCGGGATGAAATGGCTTTTGGGAACGTACACGGCGCGGTTTAACCGTCGGCACAAGCGGTTCGGGCACTTGTTTGCTGGGCGTTACAAATCGTTGGTGGTGGATGGTTCAGGCACCGGCTATCTCAAGACGGTCTGTGACTACGTGCATCTGAATCCGGCGCGCGCCCAACTGGTGCCAGCGGACCAACCGCTGCGCCGCTACGCCTGGAGCAGTTGGCCGGCCTATTTGCTGGGGCCGAGCAAACGTCCGGCCTGGCTGTGCGTGGACCGGTTGTTGGGAGAATACGGGGTGGGGAAGGATAGTGCGGCGGGTCGGCAGAGACTGGAGCAGGCACTGGAGGAGCGCCGCCGGGCCGGGGTCGGAGATGCGTTTCAGAGGGTGCGCCGGGGCTGGTGCCTGGGAGAAGAGGCGTTTCGGAAAGAGCTGCTGGCGCAGATGAGTGAGCGACTGGGAGCCGAACATTACGGAGCGGAGCGAGCCGAGAGCGCACAGGAGAAGGCCGAGCGGATCATTGCGGCTGAGCTCAAGCGCCGGGGCTGGACGGAGGCAGAGTTGTCCAAGCGGCCCAAGGGTGATGCCACGAAAGTGAAGTTAGCCCAACGGCTCCGCGCCGAAACTGTGCAAACCGTGGCCTGGATTTCTCAGCGGCTTCATTTGGGCAGCCGCGCCTATGCGAATCATCTGCTCTGGCGCGCGAAACAGGAGCAGACGAAGTAG